DNA sequence from the Sphingobium aromaticiconvertens genome:
CGCGTTCATCCTGCACCACCTAGACGAAGATACGCCCACCGGTCGCCAGCTCGCACCCCTGCTGCAACGCGAGCTGCCGATGTTCCTAACCCGTGAGCGCGACCATGCGTTGATGGCCCCTCTGCTGAAGCGGCTGAAGGAGAAGGAATGATGGCAGGCCCATTGGTCGGGGGCAATTGGGGGATAGGATGGGTTCGCGCGATCGTCGGCGCATTTGTCGTGTGCCTGGTCGTGCAATATCTGGTCGGCAAGCTGCTGCCGGAAGTTCTCGCCAGCATCATCGCCTGGGGCGCGTTCGCCCTGGTGATGGTCGCGGTCTGGCGGATTAACAGCCGTGCCGGTCGCAACGAGCTGCTCGGCTCGGCCCGCTTCGGATCGCGGGACGATGTGCGTGGCTTGGAATCCGGTGACGGCGATCTGCTCATCGGTCGATCGGCCAAATCGGGCAAGCTGCTCCGCTATGGTGGACCCGCCCACCTGCTGACGATGGCCCCGACGCGAAGCGGCAAGGGCGTCGGCACCATCATCCCCAATCTGCTGACCCTCGACCGCTCGGTGATCTGCATCGACCCCAAGGGCGAGAACGCCCGCGTCACCGCCAGGGCGCGCGCCGCCAAGGGCAAGGTCTGGTGCCTCGACCCGTTCGAGGTGTCAGGGCAACCCCCTGCCCGCTATAATCCGCTCGACCGGCTCGACCCGGCCAGCCTTGATCTGGCCGAAGATGCGATGACGCTGGCCGACGCCCTGGTCCATGATCCAGCGGGGCAAGGTGGCGAGGCCCATTGGAACGAGGAAGCCAAGGCGCTGATCGCCGGGCTGATCCTCTATACCGTCGTCCATGAGGACAGCGAGCATCGCACCCTGGCGACGGTGCGGGAGTATCTGACCCTCGCCCCCAAGGCGTTCGCCGATCTGCTTACCCTGATGCAGGACAGCCGCGGCGCCGGTGGCCTGATCGCCCGCGCCGCTAACCGGCAGCTCGGCAAGTCCGATCGCGAGGCCGCAGGCGTGTTGTCGTCGGCCCAGCGCCATACTCATTTTCTCGACAGCCCCCGGATCGTCGCCAGCATGGCCGCGTCAGACTTCACGTTCGCGGGGTTGAAAGAGGGGGTTTCCACGGTGTTTTTGTGCCTACCCCCTGACCGGCTCGATGCCTATGCGCGCTGGTTGCGGCTGTTGGTCGCCCAGGCGCTCACCGACATGGCGCGATCGCCGGTTAAACCGGCACGGCCCGTCCTGTTCCTGCTCGATGAGTTCGCCGCCCTGGGCAGGCTCGAACCCGTCGAGCGCGCCATGGGCCTGATGGCCGGATATGGATTGCAGCTCTGGCCGATCTTGCAGGACATGCACCAGTTGCGCGCCCTCTATGGCGAGCGCGCGGGCACCTTCATGTCGAATGCCGGGGTGTTCCAGGCGTTCGGGGTGAACGACCTCGCCACCGCCGAACTGCTATCGAAAACGCTGGGGCAGGAAACCCTCGAATATCAGACGGCGGGCTATTCCCAGGGCAGCAGGATCGGCGGGGCCAAGCTCACCCAATCGGCCAGCACCCATATCAGCGCCCGAAACCTCATGAACCCCGACGAAATCATGCGGATGCCGCCCACCGACCAATTGGCGTCACCTCAAGGTTTGTTCGCCAGACAACGATTTCTCGGACATAAGCGGAACATGGGCTACGCTACACGCTTCAACCGCGCCATTGGCTCGTTGAGTGGGTGGAATTCACCTGCTGGAAGTCGCCTGGCCTGCTCCCAGAGGTAATCGCCGGTCAGACTGATGTGCGCCCAGCCCATCGGAGAAAGGTGCGCAAGCAGTGCCGCATCGAACGTCGTGCCGACAGCGTTGAGGTGCTGGGCGGCCCGGTCGAGATAGACCGTGTTCCAGTAGGAAATCGCCGCAATCAGCAGGTTCAGCCCAGATGCGCGAAATTCCTGATTTTCCAGCGAGCGATCGGTGAACCGACCCTGCCGGTTGGTATAGATGGCGGCGGCAAGCGTGTGCCTCGCCTCGCCTTTGTTGAGACCGGCCTGACAGGCACGTCGCAGTTCCGGTTGTTCAAGCCAATCGAGCGTGAACAAAGTGCGCTCGATACGGCCCAGTTCAGCCAATGCAAAATCCAGCCTGTTCTGGCGTTTGTAGGCGGCAAGTTTTCGCAAGATTACTGACGGCGCCACCGTGCCATCCTTGATTGAGGCGACAATCCTGACGATGTCATCCCAATCGGCCTCGATCGCTGCCGTTTTGATGGTGCGGCCCATCAGATTTTCGATGCCCTTGTATGTCGATGGCGCAGCGATCGAACCCAGCTTGCGGTCGCCAATATCGCGCAGCCGGGGCGCGAAGCGGAACCCGAGTAGGTGGCAGAGTGCGAAAACATGATCGGTGGCGCCGCCGGTATCGGTATAGTGCTCATGCAACGGAAGGTTGCCGGCGCCCAGGACAAGCCCGTCGAGCACGTAAGGCGCTTCACCTGCCGTCGCGGACATGATCCGTGATCCGAATGATGCGAAGTGATCGGAAAGGTGAGAATAGATTTTCACGCCAGGTTCGGCGCCATATTTGGCATTGACGTCCGCCGCC
Encoded proteins:
- a CDS encoding type IV secretory system conjugative DNA transfer family protein; the protein is MMAGPLVGGNWGIGWVRAIVGAFVVCLVVQYLVGKLLPEVLASIIAWGAFALVMVAVWRINSRAGRNELLGSARFGSRDDVRGLESGDGDLLIGRSAKSGKLLRYGGPAHLLTMAPTRSGKGVGTIIPNLLTLDRSVICIDPKGENARVTARARAAKGKVWCLDPFEVSGQPPARYNPLDRLDPASLDLAEDAMTLADALVHDPAGQGGEAHWNEEAKALIAGLILYTVVHEDSEHRTLATVREYLTLAPKAFADLLTLMQDSRGAGGLIARAANRQLGKSDREAAGVLSSAQRHTHFLDSPRIVASMAASDFTFAGLKEGVSTVFLCLPPDRLDAYARWLRLLVAQALTDMARSPVKPARPVLFLLDEFAALGRLEPVERAMGLMAGYGLQLWPILQDMHQLRALYGERAGTFMSNAGVFQAFGVNDLATAELLSKTLGQETLEYQTAGYSQGSRIGGAKLTQSASTHISARNLMNPDEIMRMPPTDQLASPQGLFARQRFLGHKRNMGYATRFNRAIGSLSGWNSPAGSRLACSQR